The Chitinispirillum alkaliphilum genome contains the following window.
AGCCTCCGCTCAGGAAGATGATTGCATACGCCAAGTATTTACCCCTGAAACAGAGAATATCTGTCACCTGCCATCTTACAGCTCTGGACAAAGGACAGGGATACGACTATTTCAACCACCAACTATCAGTAATCAAAGCTTCACAGAAAATATTTCTGGACAATGCAGTGGAAGCAATCGTCTGTGCAAGCAAGGGAGTTCCAAGAATGATAAACACCATCGCATCCAAATCAATGGCTCATGCGGCTATCAATAAAAAACTCACCACTGTGGATCAGGAAACGGTAATGGAGGTTCTGGATGAACTTGGGCTTAAATAGCTCAACGGCTTAGGGTTTGACTATTTTTCACCGAATGCTCTGCGGTGTTGATCGTAGGGCATTTTTTTTATCAAGGGAAAAACAGGAAATAAAGTGGCATAACAGGTAGCTTTATCTTATGCCAGGGGAGAAAGTGAGAATGGAACCTGAAATAAAATGAGATTACGACAGGAGATAATATGGGAATCTACATTTTGT
Protein-coding sequences here:
- a CDS encoding AAA ATPase, whose product is MLKPEIFDEIRLLHNSRFDSCDYLATALVGQPPLRKMIAYAKYLPLKQRISVTCHLTALDKGQGYDYFNHQLSVIKASQKIFLDNAVEAIVCASKGVPRMINTIASKSMAHAAINKKLTTVDQETVMEVLDELGLK